From the genome of Pseudomonas mohnii:
GGTGCATGTCTACACCCTCGACGATGCGGTGGATTACCAGAAAGCCATGGACGCCGGCGTCGACGGCATCTTCACCAACCGTGCGAGCGAGTTGCTCAAATTCTACAAGCGCCCGGCGGCGGCGAGTGTGGAGCAGGTGTTGCGCAACAACGGTTTCTGAGCCGGGATCGACGCGTCCGCATCGCTGGCAAACCAGCGATGCTCGGGAATTAAGGCTGAATTAAGTTGCCACAATTAACCTGATCCCACTCAAACCGCTCACCCAAGGAAAGAAGCCCATGAAAACCCTGACCGCCCTGTTCACCGCCGCTGCCTTGACCCTGACCGCCGGCTTAGCGCAGGCCGATGTTCGAGTGGACGAGATCCCGCAACTGGTCAAGGACGGCAAGATCAAGCCGTTGGAAGAGCTGAACAAAATCGCTCTGGACCTGCACCCGGGTGCAACGATCACCAAAACCGAGCTGGATAACCATTTCAACGATTACGAGTACGAGATCGAACTGCGCGACAAGCAGAACGTCGAGTGGGATGTGGACATCGATGCCGCCACCGGCAAGGTCCTGAAGAACAAGCAAGACAAGTAACCGCGACGCGCATAAAAGCCGCACGACCTGACCATCGTGCGGCGTTTGTGCGTTTTCACGTCACGCCGATGTGCTGACCAGCGAACCGGATGTGCTGCCGCCCTCTTCCTGCAAGGCCTGCAACAGCGACGCGGTGGCGGTTTGCAATGAGGCAGAGGTCGTCGCTATCTGCGCCTGAGCCGCCGCCACATCAGCCGCCTTGGCATCGGCGCTTTCCTGCCTGGCCTGGGCCGCTTGCAGTTGCTGCTGTTGTTCCTGCAATTGCTTTTGCAGCTCGGCGATCTGCTTGCGCAGTGCTTTGACCGAGTCGGATTCTTCGCTGCTACTGGAACTGCTGCTACCCGATGCCGATGCGCCGCCAGCGGAAGCCTTGGTGTCATTGCTAGAAGCCGATGTCGAGGTCGCTGCGGTGGTGGACGTGTCTTCAGTGCTCGTGGCGCTGGTCGAAGCGGTCGCCGTGCTCGACAGTGGCTGGGCGATTGAAACGGAGGTGATGCTGACCATGGGCGTTATCCAAAGTAGTTCGAAGTCCCCTCCCTCATCGACACGCCGAGCCAGCACTTGAGATCGACTGTGTAGCGATTCAGTAAGCAAACCGATACACAGCCGTTTTCATTACGCGCTCAGACGCGCCGTCACCTCGTTCAACTCCCCCGACAACCCGCGCAGGTTGTTGCTCGCCGCTTCGGTGCGTTGCACGTTGTCCAGGTTGGTACTGGCGATGCTGGTGATCTCCGTCAGATTGCGCGAGATGTCTTCGGCGACGGACGTCTGCTCTTCGGCGGCGGTAGCGATCTGGCGGTTCATGTCGCGAATCGCTTCCACGGCCAGGGTGATGCGCTCGAGCATGGCACCCGCCTCGGTGACTTGCCGGACGCTTTCCTCACTGCGCGACTGACCGCTTTCAATCGCCTGGGCCGCATCCACCGCACCGCTCTGCACGGTGTGGATGATCTGGTTGATTTCGATGATCGACGCTGCCGTACGCTGGGCCAGGCTGCGCACTTCATCAGCCACCACGGCAAAACCGCGACCGGCCTCTCCAGCGCGAGCGGCTTCAATCGCGGCGTTAAGCGCCAGCAGGTTGGTCTGTTCGGCGATGCCGCGAATCACTTCCAGTACCTTGCCGATGCGCCCGCTGTCGGTTTCCAGCTGACGAATGACCGTGGCGGTGTTGTCGATTTCGCCGCGCATCCGGGTGATGGTGTCAATGGTGCCCTGCATGACTTTCTCGCCCTGCTGCGCGGAATGGTCCGCATCGTCGGCGGCGCGTGCGGCATCAGCGGCATGGCGGGCGACTTCCTGTGCGGTGGCGGACATTTCGTTCATCGCCGTGGCCACCTGATCGGTGCGATTGAACTGCTCATGGGTGCCGCCGGCCATCACGGTCGCGATCGAATTCAGCTCGCCGCTGGCGCTTTCCAGATCCGAGGCACTGCGTTGCAAGCGGCTGAAGGTTTCGGCGAGGAAGTCGCGCAAGGTATTGGCCGCCATCGCCAGTTTGCCCAATTCATCCTGACGGCCGCTGGCCACGCGCTCGGCGAATTTGCCGTGGCTGAGTTGCGCCACGTATTCGATCAGTTGGCGAATCGGCTCGACCAGGTTGCGGTTGATCAGCCACAGGCTCAACAGACCGATCAGCGCCCCCGACACCAGCATCACGATGATCCCCAGCAACACCGTGCGATGGGCACTGGCGCTGAGCTGTTTCGATTGGTCCACACCCTGCTGGCGCAACTCGCTGACCAAGGCGCTCATCTGATCGCTGGTCGCGCGGTCCACCCCCTTGACTGCAGTGTCACCGGCCGAGGGATCGGCACCCGCCGCGAGATAGGCGTCGCGGCCCTTCTGATACGCGGCGCCCAGTTGGCGATGCTCGTCGCGCAGCCGTTCGATGCGCGATTTCAGTTGCGGCTCGATGCCCTGCTGCCCGGCCAGTTCGCCGAGGATGTCCTGCACATCGCGCTGACGCTCCTGGAACTGCTTCCAGTATTTGTCCAGGTCAGCCGGTTGCTTGCCGCGCAGCAGGACGTTTTTCCACTCCTGTACCTGCACCTTGAATTGCAGGTTGGCTTCATCGATCAGTTGCGACGTGTGCAACGGCCCCTCGATCAGGTTGGCGTAGCTCTGGACACCGCTGGACAAAAAGTGAAAGCAGGCCAGCGCGATCAGCAACATCGCAATCAGACTGCCGCTCAGCAGGGCGAGAATTTGCGCTCTCAGGGACTTTTGCAAAAACATCGGACAGTACTCATGACAGGAATGAAGCACGCCCGGTTCAGGCGTGAAAGGTCTCAGGACATCCTTGTCTGCGGCGTCGGCTTTTGGCCGAAGGCGCGCAACTTACCCCAAGCAAGATCGGCGTGCCAGAGCGGTTCTTTAGGGAAATCCGACCATCGGCCGAGCAATCGTTTGCGTTCACTTTGTCGTCACAAAAACGTCATCAGTGCTTGCGATGATGCGGCTCTAGTGAACCTGTAAAACCCGCAGCAGGCGCCTCACCTTGCGAGCACTCATGAACCACAGCATCGATCAAAGCCATCGCGATCCGGATCTGTTCGGCTTGCTTTACGGCTTCAGTTTTCGTCCTGGCGAGCGCGGTCGCGAGATCGATTCGGCCAGGGCGCTGCAGTGCCTGCAGCAACCGGACGACAGCGGTGAATTCCTCTGGCTGCATTTGAATCTTGCCCATGCCGCGTGCGAGCGCTGGATGAAAAGTCATCTGGAATTGCCTGACGAGTTTTTCGAGGCCTTGCACGAAGGCTCGCGTTCGACGCGTATCGAGCATGTCGACTCGGCATTGCTGGCGGTGGTCAACGACGTGGTGTTCAACCTCAGCAGCATGGTCTCGTCGGATGTTTCGACGCTGTGGGTCTGCGTGCGCAGTCGGCTGATCATCAGCGCACGCCTTCAACCGCTGCACTCGGTGGACAAGCTGCGCTCTTCGGTGAAGGCCGGCGAACGCTTTCGCTCGCCGCTGGAACTGCTGGTGCACCTGCTGCGCGATCAGGGTGAAGTGCTGACCCAGATCGTGCGCAAGACCAGCCTGAGTGTCGATCAGGTCGAAGACGAATTACTCTCCTCGCGCCTGTCGACCAACCGCGCCGAGCTGGGCGCCAACCGTCGGGTGCTGGTGCGCTTGCAGCGGCTGCTGGCGCTGGAACCGGGGTCGTTGCTGCGCCTGCTCAATCGCCCGCCGACGTGGCTGCAAAAGGAAGACGTGAAGGAGCTGCGCAAATCCACCGAGGAGTTCGCGTTGATCATCAACGACCTCACGGCGCTGGGTGAACGGATCAAGTTGTTGCAGGAAGAAATCGCCGCCAACCTCAACGAACAGACCAACCGCACGCTGTTCACCCTGACGGTGGTGACGGTGCTGGCACTGCCCATCAATATCATTGCCGGCTTCTTCGGCATGAACGTTGGCGGCATTCCGCTGGCCGGTGATCCGGAAGGGTTCTGGATCCTGGTGGCGCTGGTCGCGACCTTCACAGTGATTGCCGGGCGCTGGGCGTTTCGCAAGCAGCGGGATTATTGACACGCCCTCATCAACTGACACAGGTTTTTTGTACCGCCCTCAGGATTGTCTGGGTTCCAGATAAACGGCCCACGAAAAACCTAAACCCTGATCCAAAGCAGTCTCCCTGTAACAATTAGCAACGATTATCACTGATACACCTCCCTCCTCAGGAATGTCAGCGATGGCTACACCCACCTTCTCCGCCGCCCAGGCGCCCGTCAGTAGCGCAAAACCGCAATTGGATAAAAAACCTGGACTGTTCACCATCGTGGTGTTTTTTGCCGTACTGGCCATCGGCTTGCTGTTCACCGCCTACAGCCTGATGCACGACATGCACGAACTCGGCACGGTGGTCACCACCTGGACGCCGTTTCTGCTGCTGGGCGTCGCGCTGTTGATCGCTCTGGGCTTTGAATTCGTCAACGGTTTCCACGACACCGCCAACGCGGTGGCCACCGTGATTTACACCAACTCATTGCCGCCGAACGTCGCGGTGGTCTGGTCCGGTTTCTTCAACTTCCTCGGTGTGTTGCTGTCCAGCGGCGCCGTGGCTTTCGGCATCATCGCCCTGCTGCCGGTCGAGCTGATTCTGCAGGTCGGGTCGTCCGCTGGCTTCGCGATGATCTTCGCCCTGCTGATCGCGGCGATCCTGTGGAACCTCGGCACCTGGTGGCTGGGCCTGCCGGCGTCTTCGTCGCACACCCTGATCGGCTCGATCATCGGCGTTGGCGTGGCCAACGCACTGATGCATGGCCGTGATGGCACCAGCGGCGTGGACTGGGCGCAAGCGACCAAGATCGGTTATGCACTGCTGCTGTCGCCGCTGGTCGGCTTCGGCTGCGCCGCATTGCTGCTGCTGGCCCTGCGCGCCTTTGTGAAAAACCGTGCGCTGTACAAAGAACCGAAAGGCGACACGCCGCCACCTTGGTGGATTCGCGGCCTGCTGATCGTGACCTGCACTGGCGTGTCCTTCGCCCACGGCTCCAACGACGGCCAGAAGGGCATGGGCCTGATCATGTTGATTCTGGTCGGTACGCTGCCGATGGCCTACGCCCTGAACCGCACCATGCCCGCCGACCAGGCCTTGCAATTTGCCGCGGTGGCCGAAGTCACCCAGCAAGCCCTGGTGAAAAGTGCCCCGCAACCCGCGCCGGCCGACCCGCGGGCGGTGCTGTCCGACTACGTGCGCAGCAAGGACGCCACACCGCAGCTGGTGCCGGCGCTCGCCGCGCTGACCGGTAGCATTGGCGCCGAGGTCAAGGGGTATGGTTCGCTGTCGAAAGTCCCCACCGAAGCCGTGGGCAACGTGCGCAACGACATGTACCTGACCAGCGAAACCATTCGCCTGATGGACAAGAACAAGCTCGGCAACTTCGACGCCGACACCAGCGGCAAGCTGCAACTGTTCAAGCAGCAGATCGATAACTCGACGCGCTTCATCCCGCTATGGGTGAAGATCGCGGTGGCCATCGCCCTCGGCCTGGGCACCATGGTCGGCTGGAAACGGATCGTGGTGACGGTTGGCGAGAAGATCGGCAAGACCCACCTGACCTACGCTCAGGGCGCCTCGGCGGAAACCGTGGCCATGCTGACCATCGGCGCCGCCGACATGTTCGGTTTGCCGGTGTCGACCACGCATGTGCTGTCTTCCGGTGTGGCCGGGACCATGGTCGCCAATGGTGGCGGCCTGCAGATGAGGACCATCCGCAACCTGCTGATGGCCTGGGTGCTGACCTTGCCGGCGGCCATTGTGCTGTCGGGCAGCCTGTACTGGTTGTTCACCCAACTGTTCTGATTCGATCGCTGTTTCAACCGTCCCGGCCCGATCCTGAGCCGGGATTTTTTTTGTCCGACGGCACGGCATTTGCTCGCAGCCCCGGGAGCTTACGCTTTATTGACGCACCACATGTCCAGCAGCCCTTCAGTTTGTTAGCGTGATGCCGACTCATAAAAGACTCGATGCATTCAGGAGTGAAATCGTGAATCTGTACATCAATCAGCTTCAACACAAAGCTGACTTCAAAGAAGCCATCTACGCCGGCGACATCTTCCTGAACACTCATCTGCGTGCCGCCAAGGATCTGTGCGCGTTCGCGCAGGAGAGCATCACCGCCGCCTTCGACGGCGAAACCCATCACCAGGCGCTGCACACGCTGATGCCGGTGGAAGAATTCGTGGTTCTGGTGACGCGCCTCAAGGGCCAGTTCACCAACAGCCAACGCGTCAAGGAACTGATTCTGGCGTTTATCGACGAGATCGGCGTCGACCCGCGCGAATACATTTTCGACGTGCCGCGCATTCGCGTGGTGCCCAACTATGACTACCTGCACGCCGGGGTCAGCTACGCCTACAAGCCGCATCGCGACACGTGGTACGGCAGCGTCGATTGCCAGATCAACACCTGGATGCCGGTGCACACCATCAGCCCCGACCAGACCATGATGATCAACGCCGGCTACTTCGACGTACCGGTGAAGAACACCTCCAGCCAATGGAGCCTCAACGACTGGATCAACAATCAGCGCCACAAGGCCAAGGACAACCTCAAGGAGGAAGTCCGGGTGCACCCGGTGCCACTGGAAGCTATCGATAGCGCCTCTGAAGTGCGCATCGCCGGCAACACCGGGGAGATGCTGATCTTCTCCGGCTCGCACCTGCACGGCACCGTGGCCAACCACACCGATCAAACCCGCTTCAGCGTGGACTTCCGCCTGATGCATCTCGACGACCTCAAGCACCAGCGCGGCGCCATCAACGTCGACAGCGCGTGCCCGGATGTCGGCGCAGGCTTCAAAGACTATTTCCACGCCCACGACTTTTCGAATTTCCAAGGAATCGACCAATGACCAAGCGTCGCATCACGCCTGCCGAGGCCCAGTACAACGAAACCCGTGCCAACGTCCTCAAACGGGTCGATGCCGAATACGTCGCCGATGCACCGTTCGTTTTCGCCAACCGCATCGGCGTGACCGCTGCGCTGTCGCGCATGGAGCTGTTCAAGAAAGTGGCCGAAGTACCGGGCGCGATCATCGAGTGCGGCGTGTACAAGGGCAACTCGCTGATGCTCTACATGCACCTGTCGATGATCCTGGAACCCTACGCGATCAACCGCTCGATCATTGGCTTCGACACCTTCGAAGGCTTCCAGAGCATCGACAAGAACGAAGACCCGGCCGACGTCAACGAGACCATGTTCTCCGACACCGACCAGTCGCTGATCCAGGACATGATCGACGCCAACGACCTGCTGCGCCCGGTCAACCGCATCCCGCGCTGCGAACTGGTCAAGGGTGACATCGTCAAGACCGTGCCTGAGTGGGTCAAGACCCGTCCTGACCTGGTCGTGGCCATGCTGATTCTCGACACCGACCTGTACGAATCGACCAAAGTCGCGCTGGAAACCTTCCTGCCGTACATGCCTAAAGGCGCAATCGTGGTGCTCGACGAAGTCGCCTACCGCAACTTCCCGGGCGAAACCAAAGCCCTGCGTGAAGTGCTGGACCTGAACAAGATCGAACTCAAGCGTCTGCCGTTCGATTCCTGCGTAGGTTACTTCCACGTCTGATATCCGGACCGGGACCTGACACAAAACCTGTGGGAGCGAGCTGGCTCGCGAATGCGGTCTGACCTTCAACAATGATGTTGAATCGTTGACCGTTTCGCGAGCCAGCTCGCTCTCGTCGTTTATGCGCCGCAGCTTTCACGAATGACCATGCGCTCGCGCACCACGTCATACACCCAGTGGTACAGGTAGGTGTAGGGCAGGAAAAACAGCAGCACCCCGATATCCAGCAAAAATGCCTGCCACAAGCTGATGTTCAGCCACCAGGCAATCAGCGGTACGCCGAGGGCCACCAGGCCGCCTTCGAACAACAGCGCATGCACCACCCGGACCCAGGCGTTGTGCGCAATGGCCAGGCGCTTGAGCATCCGATCGAAGAAACCGTTGAAGACCACGTTCCACGCCAGGGCCAGTGCGGCCATGACCAGGGTCACGACGCCCATGTCGAGCATCGGCTTGTCCATGATCCACGCCAGCAATGGGGTGCAGATCAGGATCGCCAGCAATTCGAAACCGATGGCCTGGAAAATACGCTCAGTGATGGATTTGTTGGCGCTCATGGCCAGACTCCTTGAGTGACGGTGGTTGCCATGATCCTTTCTCGCACCGATACTTCATAACCAAGAACCATCGATCAAGGCGATAGTTCATGGCCTCCCAAGAAGTGTTGCAGGCCTTCGTCCAGGCCGCGACTCAGGGCTCGTTTTCCGCTGCGGCGCGTAAATTGGGTCGCAGTCAGTCGACCGTCAGCGCGGCGGTGGCCAGTCTGGAAATCGACCTCAACCTGACGCTGTTCGACCGCACCACCCGCAAACCCACGCTCACCCCGGCCGGGTACGTGATGTTGCAGCGCGCCGAGGACATTCTGGCCGCCACCAGTCGCCTGGAAATGGCGGCCAGCCAACTGTCCCAAGGGGTCGAGGCGAAATTGACCGTGGCGCTGTCCGACACCTACCAGTCCGACCGTTTCGAAGCGTCACTCAGTGCCTTCGAGCAGCGTTATCCCGACCTGGAACTCGAATGCCTGATCGCCGAATGCGATGACCTGGTGGCCCTGGTACAGAGCGGTCGGGCGCAGGTCGCCTTCGCCGAAATGCAGGACAGCTACCCACCGGACCTGGTCAGCTCGACGGTGGATGAACGCACGGACATCGCGCTGTTCGCGTCCCCTGAACATCCGCTGGCAGCGCTGCCATACATTGATCAGGACGTGCTACAGCAGCACCGTGAATTGCGCCTGGCAACCATCGTCAATCCCTATGAAAGCCGGGCCAAAGGGCGCGTCTGGTCGGCGCCAAGTTATTTGATGCTGCTGGAGATGGCCCAGGGCGGATTCGGCTGGGCGCCGTTGCCGCGCTGGCTGGTGGAGCGCTTCGGTCCGGGCACCTTGCAGGAGCTGCCGGTGCGTGGCTGGCCGAAGACGGTGTCGGTCGATGCCCTGTGGTCGCGGCTGCACCCACCGGGGCCGGCGGGTAGTTGGCTGCTGGGCAAGATGCTGGAGTGAGAGTCCTTCGGCGCTGCGCGGAAGCTGTAGGAGCGTGACTTGCCCGCGATGACGTCAATTCAGACACCCCATCACCTGAACCTGATCACGCCACCTCGACCCGCATCGGCTGATTCATTTGAAAAAACTCATGCAACCCGCGCATCGCAGGTAACTCCAGCGCCTGGGCGGCGTAGCACAAACCCACCCGACGCGTCGGGGTCGGCAAGTGCATCGCACGAGTCGTCACCCGTGCCTGCCCGCTCACCAATGACTGCGGCAACAGCGCCACGCCAATGCCCGCAGCCACCATGTGCAACGCCTGTTTCAACGAGCCGGCATGCCCCGCCACCGCGTCTGGCGAACGTCCGTACAGCGCCATCAAGCGTTGATGGGA
Proteins encoded in this window:
- a CDS encoding PepSY domain-containing protein; translation: MKTLTALFTAAALTLTAGLAQADVRVDEIPQLVKDGKIKPLEELNKIALDLHPGATITKTELDNHFNDYEYEIELRDKQNVEWDVDIDAATGKVLKNKQDK
- a CDS encoding methyl-accepting chemotaxis protein, with product MFLQKSLRAQILALLSGSLIAMLLIALACFHFLSSGVQSYANLIEGPLHTSQLIDEANLQFKVQVQEWKNVLLRGKQPADLDKYWKQFQERQRDVQDILGELAGQQGIEPQLKSRIERLRDEHRQLGAAYQKGRDAYLAAGADPSAGDTAVKGVDRATSDQMSALVSELRQQGVDQSKQLSASAHRTVLLGIIVMLVSGALIGLLSLWLINRNLVEPIRQLIEYVAQLSHGKFAERVASGRQDELGKLAMAANTLRDFLAETFSRLQRSASDLESASGELNSIATVMAGGTHEQFNRTDQVATAMNEMSATAQEVARHAADAARAADDADHSAQQGEKVMQGTIDTITRMRGEIDNTATVIRQLETDSGRIGKVLEVIRGIAEQTNLLALNAAIEAARAGEAGRGFAVVADEVRSLAQRTAASIIEINQIIHTVQSGAVDAAQAIESGQSRSEESVRQVTEAGAMLERITLAVEAIRDMNRQIATAAEEQTSVAEDISRNLTEITSIASTNLDNVQRTEAASNNLRGLSGELNEVTARLSA
- a CDS encoding transporter, translating into MNHSIDQSHRDPDLFGLLYGFSFRPGERGREIDSARALQCLQQPDDSGEFLWLHLNLAHAACERWMKSHLELPDEFFEALHEGSRSTRIEHVDSALLAVVNDVVFNLSSMVSSDVSTLWVCVRSRLIISARLQPLHSVDKLRSSVKAGERFRSPLELLVHLLRDQGEVLTQIVRKTSLSVDQVEDELLSSRLSTNRAELGANRRVLVRLQRLLALEPGSLLRLLNRPPTWLQKEDVKELRKSTEEFALIINDLTALGERIKLLQEEIAANLNEQTNRTLFTLTVVTVLALPINIIAGFFGMNVGGIPLAGDPEGFWILVALVATFTVIAGRWAFRKQRDY
- a CDS encoding inorganic phosphate transporter, whose amino-acid sequence is MATPTFSAAQAPVSSAKPQLDKKPGLFTIVVFFAVLAIGLLFTAYSLMHDMHELGTVVTTWTPFLLLGVALLIALGFEFVNGFHDTANAVATVIYTNSLPPNVAVVWSGFFNFLGVLLSSGAVAFGIIALLPVELILQVGSSAGFAMIFALLIAAILWNLGTWWLGLPASSSHTLIGSIIGVGVANALMHGRDGTSGVDWAQATKIGYALLLSPLVGFGCAALLLLALRAFVKNRALYKEPKGDTPPPWWIRGLLIVTCTGVSFAHGSNDGQKGMGLIMLILVGTLPMAYALNRTMPADQALQFAAVAEVTQQALVKSAPQPAPADPRAVLSDYVRSKDATPQLVPALAALTGSIGAEVKGYGSLSKVPTEAVGNVRNDMYLTSETIRLMDKNKLGNFDADTSGKLQLFKQQIDNSTRFIPLWVKIAVAIALGLGTMVGWKRIVVTVGEKIGKTHLTYAQGASAETVAMLTIGAADMFGLPVSTTHVLSSGVAGTMVANGGGLQMRTIRNLLMAWVLTLPAAIVLSGSLYWLFTQLF
- a CDS encoding TylF/MycF/NovP-related O-methyltransferase translates to MTKRRITPAEAQYNETRANVLKRVDAEYVADAPFVFANRIGVTAALSRMELFKKVAEVPGAIIECGVYKGNSLMLYMHLSMILEPYAINRSIIGFDTFEGFQSIDKNEDPADVNETMFSDTDQSLIQDMIDANDLLRPVNRIPRCELVKGDIVKTVPEWVKTRPDLVVAMLILDTDLYESTKVALETFLPYMPKGAIVVLDEVAYRNFPGETKALREVLDLNKIELKRLPFDSCVGYFHV
- a CDS encoding multidrug/biocide efflux PACE transporter, which produces MSANKSITERIFQAIGFELLAILICTPLLAWIMDKPMLDMGVVTLVMAALALAWNVVFNGFFDRMLKRLAIAHNAWVRVVHALLFEGGLVALGVPLIAWWLNISLWQAFLLDIGVLLFFLPYTYLYHWVYDVVRERMVIRESCGA
- a CDS encoding LysR family transcriptional regulator, giving the protein MASQEVLQAFVQAATQGSFSAAARKLGRSQSTVSAAVASLEIDLNLTLFDRTTRKPTLTPAGYVMLQRAEDILAATSRLEMAASQLSQGVEAKLTVALSDTYQSDRFEASLSAFEQRYPDLELECLIAECDDLVALVQSGRAQVAFAEMQDSYPPDLVSSTVDERTDIALFASPEHPLAALPYIDQDVLQQHRELRLATIVNPYESRAKGRVWSAPSYLMLLEMAQGGFGWAPLPRWLVERFGPGTLQELPVRGWPKTVSVDALWSRLHPPGPAGSWLLGKMLE